Within the Thermodesulfobacteriota bacterium genome, the region GACCCTGCGCGACTCCCACGCCGACTCCCTGGCCAACACCGGTGTGGCTATTGGGGATAGAGGCGTGGCCGTTACCCCCCTGCGGCCGTCGGGTAAAATGAAAACCGGTACCGGCGTTTATGACGTGGTCACCCAGGGCGATTTTCTGGACCGGGGAACGCCGGTGGTCATCACCGCCGTTTCCGGCAACCGGCTGATTGTCACAAAGGAGGCAAGGGAATGAATCCATTGCTGCTGGCCGTTCTTCTGCAGCTTCTGGCGGTGGCGGTCCTGATTACCGAGGTCATCATCCCTTCCGGGGGCCTGCTGGGCATTCTGGCGGCCGGGCTCATCGGCTATTCGCTCTATTCGGTTTTTACGGAAGTTTCTACGAATACCGGCTATCTGTTTCTGGTCGTTGACGTGGTGACCCTGCCGGTCATCTTCCTGGCTGGGCTTAAACTCCTGGCCAAATCTCCGGCCACGCTCCGGAAGGATCTGTCCACCGCCACCGGCGTGACCTCCCAGGCAGCGGACCTGGAAGCCTATCTGGGGAAAGCGGGGGTCACCGTCACCAATCTGCGGCCTTCCGGAATCGCGCTGATAGAGGGAAGGCGGCTTGACGTGGTCAGTCGAGGAGAATACATCGAAAAGGATGCCCCGATCGTTGTGTCGGCGGTCACGGGCAACCAGATCATTGTCAAAATTATGCCTCGTTCGTAGAGCGTATTCAACCCATAACCTTATTTTTAATTCAGGAGAACGCCATGCAAATGTATATTCTTGTTTTTTTGATAATCGCCGCCATCATTCTGTTTTTCTTTATCGGCTCGGCCATTTCCCTGTGGATCCAGGCCCTGGTCTCCGGCGCTCATGTCGGACTGCTGAACATCGTCTTCATGCGGTTCAGGAAAGTGCCGCCCAAGCTGATCGTGGTCTCGAAAATCATGGCGGCCAAGGCCGGTCTTGAAGTCACCACCGACGAACTCGAATCCCACTTTCTGGCCGGCGGTAATGTCAGCCGTTTGATTCAGGCCCTGATCGCGGCGGACAAGGCCAAAATCGAGCTGAATTTCAACCGGGCCGCGGCCATTGACCTGGCCGGCCGGGACGTGCTGGAGGCGGTGCAGATGAGCGTCAATCCCAAGGTCATCGAAACCCCCATGATCGCGGCCATGGCCAAGGACGGCATCCAGCTGCAGGCAGTGTCCCGGGTGACCGTTCGGGCCAACATCGACCGGCTGGTGGGCGGCGCCGGTG harbors:
- a CDS encoding NfeD family protein; translation: MNPLLLAVLLQLLAVAVLITEVIIPSGGLLGILAAGLIGYSLYSVFTEVSTNTGYLFLVVDVVTLPVIFLAGLKLLAKSPATLRKDLSTATGVTSQAADLEAYLGKAGVTVTNLRPSGIALIEGRRLDVVSRGEYIEKDAPIVVSAVTGNQIIVKIMPRS
- the floA gene encoding flotillin-like protein FloA (flotillin-like protein involved in membrane lipid rafts) → MQMYILVFLIIAAIILFFFIGSAISLWIQALVSGAHVGLLNIVFMRFRKVPPKLIVVSKIMAAKAGLEVTTDELESHFLAGGNVSRLIQALIAADKAKIELNFNRAAAIDLAGRDVLEAVQMSVNPKVIETPMIAAMAKDGIQLQAVSRVTVRANIDRLVGGAGEETILARVGEGIVTTIGSAESHKHVLENPDLISKRVLDKGLDSGTAFEILSIDIADVDVGKNIGAELETDRAEADKKIAQAKAEERRAMAFAREQEMKAQVVEMRAKVVEAEAQIPLAMAEAFRKGNLGIMDYYRMKNIMADTDMREKIAAGPEGKGGDPSKGR